Proteins found in one Massilia sp. H6 genomic segment:
- the recO gene encoding DNA repair protein RecO — translation MPSHDTPFDMPASEAAEQPAAPALARRSRAPLRETRVTGQPGFVLHSYPYKETSLIVDMFTRDYGRVGMVAKGAKRPLSKLRGVLQTFQPLSVSFSGKLELRTLIDAEWVGGMLPLEKTPLLCGFYLNELLVKLLARDDRHPALFDHYVSTLNQLAHGEPVPIVLRKFERALLKETGVAADLGRCTTTRAPVLHAGDYVVDPERGARAAHAGEVWPVVAGKTLLDMEREDYSDPATQAQSKQLMRFLLAHHLNGAPLNTRQILIDLMQL, via the coding sequence ATGCCCAGCCACGATACGCCTTTCGACATGCCGGCTTCCGAAGCGGCCGAGCAGCCGGCCGCCCCGGCTTTGGCCAGGCGCAGCCGTGCGCCGCTGCGCGAGACCCGTGTGACCGGCCAGCCAGGTTTTGTCCTGCACAGCTATCCCTACAAGGAAACCAGCCTGATCGTGGACATGTTCACGCGCGACTATGGCCGCGTAGGCATGGTCGCCAAGGGCGCCAAGCGGCCGCTGTCGAAGCTGCGCGGCGTGCTGCAGACCTTCCAGCCGCTGTCGGTGTCGTTCAGCGGCAAGCTCGAATTGCGCACCCTGATCGACGCAGAATGGGTCGGCGGCATGCTACCGCTGGAAAAAACGCCGCTCCTGTGCGGCTTCTACCTGAACGAATTGCTGGTCAAGCTGCTGGCCCGCGACGACCGCCACCCGGCCTTGTTCGATCACTATGTATCGACCCTGAACCAGCTGGCGCATGGAGAGCCGGTGCCGATCGTCTTGCGAAAATTCGAACGGGCCTTACTTAAGGAAACAGGCGTGGCCGCCGACCTGGGGCGCTGCACCACCACCCGCGCGCCGGTGCTGCATGCGGGCGACTATGTGGTGGACCCCGAGCGGGGGGCGCGCGCCGCGCACGCCGGCGAGGTCTGGCCGGTAGTGGCAGGCAAGACCCTGCTCGACATGGAGCGCGAAGATTACAGCGACCCGGCCACGCAGGCGCAAAGCAAGCAGCTGATGCGTTTCTTGTTGGCGCACCACTTGAACGGTGCGCCGCTCAATACGCGCCAGATCCTGATCGACCTGATGCAGTTATGA
- the era gene encoding GTPase Era: protein MPADSIAPGNSLAPGDAPDHFRCGYIAIVGRPNVGKSTLMNVLIGAKVSITSRKAQTTRHRITGIQTRADAQFIYVDTPGFQTRHANALNKTLNKTVSNTLTSSDVILFLVEAGTFGPADQQVLELLPTDVPVVLVINKSDRIKDKAVLMPFAQKVSALREFAAIVPVSAKMRFQVDALENEIKRHLPENAPVFGPDDITDRSEKFLATEIVREKVFRLLGDELPYTSTVIVEQFLQEGNLRRIFCAILVERDTHKSMIIGNKGARLKEISSQSRLDMEKLFGGPVYLEIWVKVKSGWADNEAGLRAYGYE from the coding sequence ATGCCTGCCGACAGCATCGCACCCGGTAACAGCCTCGCACCTGGCGATGCTCCCGACCATTTTCGCTGCGGCTATATTGCCATCGTCGGCCGCCCCAACGTCGGCAAATCGACGCTGATGAACGTGCTGATCGGCGCCAAGGTGTCGATCACTTCGCGCAAGGCCCAGACCACGCGCCACCGCATCACCGGCATTCAGACCCGCGCCGACGCCCAGTTCATCTATGTCGACACGCCCGGCTTCCAGACCCGCCATGCGAACGCGCTCAACAAGACGCTGAACAAGACCGTGTCGAACACGCTGACGTCGTCGGACGTGATCCTGTTTCTGGTCGAGGCCGGCACTTTCGGGCCGGCCGACCAGCAGGTACTCGAGCTGCTGCCGACCGATGTGCCGGTGGTCCTGGTCATCAACAAGTCGGACCGCATCAAGGACAAGGCCGTGCTGATGCCTTTCGCCCAGAAAGTCTCGGCATTGCGCGAGTTCGCGGCGATCGTGCCGGTATCGGCCAAGATGCGCTTCCAGGTCGACGCGCTGGAAAACGAGATCAAGCGCCACTTGCCAGAAAATGCCCCGGTTTTCGGTCCGGACGACATTACCGACCGCAGCGAGAAATTCCTCGCCACCGAGATCGTGCGCGAGAAAGTGTTCCGCCTGCTGGGCGACGAATTGCCGTACACCAGCACGGTGATCGTCGAGCAATTCTTGCAAGAAGGTAACCTGCGTCGTATCTTCTGCGCGATCCTGGTCGAACGCGATACGCACAAATCCATGATTATTGGTAACAAAGGTGCCCGCCTGAAAGAAATTTCTTCGCAGTCGCGCCTGGACATGGAAAAGCTGTTTGGCGGCCCCGTGTACCTCGAGATCTGGGTCAAGGTGAAATCCGGCTGGGCCGATAACGAAGCGGGCCTGCGCGCCTACGGCTACGAGTAA